One region of Armigeres subalbatus isolate Guangzhou_Male chromosome 3, GZ_Asu_2, whole genome shotgun sequence genomic DNA includes:
- the LOC134225943 gene encoding prestin-like isoform X2, which produces MLNQKSGISGEISNVSNDKTKTKYNELSYLVTRQCLQQEEFNQLSQYDRVKASPFDTVKDAIRSCNPFAALLKFIPILQWLPKYNCKTDLMGDITAGITVAVMQIPQGMAYGLLAGVPANVGLYMAFFQCLVYTVFGTSRHISMGTFAVISLMTSKVVVTYATLPPLATSNVNSTYSVPPVIEPSDDPQYTPIQVATAVTFVCGIYHFLMSALRLGTLSSLLSEPLVSGFTTAAAVHVSISQMKDLVGVSIPRYKGAFKNIYSVRDLVEQVPNSNLTAVYTSVIVILFMIFMNEYLKPRASNWCRFPIPAELMVVVGGTVASYFIGLGPNFNVTLVGTIPVGLPAPEMPPISLFKLVAVDAIAIAIVSYSIVMSMALIFAQKDGYEIRPNQELVAMGTTNIVTSFFSCIPAACSLSRSLIQYQSGGKTQITATFSSALILVVLLWIGPYFEYLPRCVLASIIFVALKGMLWQVQHIKKFYREGSLELLVWMVTFLTVVLVDIDIGLLTGVIISLLALYIKGWKSYYSLLGTVPDTAIYVDLGSHNRAAEIPHIKIFKYSGAINFASRATFKKALTKEVGIDQRLVRRASQYNTAGEGAGLQIIRTVIIDLSSVPHIDTAACKVFNEIKKDMATIGVSTLMACPADCVYDTLIHAESIGEGGFHIFPTIHDAVLYAQGSVSTV; this is translated from the exons ATGCTGAACCAGAAGAGTGGGATCAGTGGCGAAATTTCGAATGTCAG CAATGACAAGACGAAAACCAAGTACAACGAGCTGTCCTATCTGGTGACGAGACAGTGTCTACAGCAGGAGGAGTTCAATCAGTTGTCGCAGTACGATAGGGTGAAAGCCTCAC CATTCGATACTGTTAAAGACGCCATCCGTAGTTGTAACCCATTCGCTGCACTGCTCAAATTCATCCCAATCCTGCAATGGCTGCCCAAGTACAACTGCAAAACCGATCTCATGGGAGATATTACTGCCGGCATCACTGTAGCAGTGATGCAAATACCTCAGGGAATGGCTTACGGTCTTTTGGCCGGAGTTCCGGCCAACGTCGGTCTCTACATGGCCTTCTTTCAATGCTTGGTGTACACGGTGTTCGGCACATCACGCCACATCTCGATGGGTACCTTTGCGGTAATCAGTTTGATGACGTCCAAAGTGGTGGTTACCTATGCGACGCTACCTCCCCTCGCAACATCAAAT GTGAACTCAACCTACTCAGTACCACCAGTGATAGAACCATCAGATGATCCTCAATACACGCCAATCCAAGTGGCGACAGCTGTGACTTTTGTTTGCGGAATCTATCAT TTTCTAATGAGTGCGCTGCGACTGGGAACGCTGTCATCCCTACTAAGTGAACCGCTGGTCAGCGGTTTTACGACTGCAGCTGCCGTGCACGTTAGCATCAGCCAGATGAAGGACCTGGTGGGGGTGTCAATCCCTCGGTACAAGGGAGCCTTCAAGAACATCTACTCCGTGCGTGACCTGGTCGAACAGGTGCCGAATAGTAATCTCACAGCCGTCTACACGTCGGTTATTGTAATATTGTTCATGATATTCATGAACGAGTACCTCAAACCAAGGGCATCCAATTGGTGTCGGTTTCCGATTCCGGCCGAACTTATGGTCGTTGTCGGTGGAACAGTGGCATCGTACTTCATCGGGCTGGGACCGAACTTCAACGTGACGCTGGTGGGCACCATTCCAGTCgg TCTCCCCGCACCGGAAATGCCTCCAATCTCACTGTTTAAATTAGTGGCCGTCGACGCCATTGCCATCGCCATCGTCAGCTACTCGATCGTCATGTCCATGGCGTTGATCTTTGCTCAAAAAGATGGTTACGAGATTCGTCCCAACCAGGAGCTGGTGGCCATGGGCACTACCAATATAGTGACCTCCTTCTTCTCGTGCATTCCAGCTGCGTGCTCCCTATCGCGATCGCTGATTCAGTACCAGTCCGGTGGTAAGACACAGATCACTGCCACGTTCTCTTCCGCGCTGattctcgtagtgctgctgtgGATTGGACCGTACTTTGAGTACCTGCCGCGATGTGTTTTGGCGTCGATCATTTTCGTCGCCCTCAAGGGAATGCTGTGGCAGGTGCAGCACATCAAGAAGTTTTATCGTGAGGGATCGCTTGAGCTGTTGGTTTGGATGGTGACGTTCTTGACTGTAGTGCTCGTGGACATCGATATTGGTCTGTTGACTGGGGTGATAATTTCTCTGTTGGCTCTGTACATTAAAGGATGGAAATCGTACTACAGCTTGCTGGGTACGGTCCCTGATACGGCGATCTACGTGGATCTGGGAAGTCATAATCGCGCAGCAGAGATACCGCACATCAAGATCTTCAAGTATTCGGGAGCAATCAACTTCGCCAGTCGAGCTACGTTCAAGAAGGCACTGACCAAGGAGGTTGGAATTGATCAACGATTGGTGAGACGTGCGTCACAGTACAATACAGCTGGTGAGGGAGCTGGGCTGCAGATCATTCGAACGGTGATCATCGACCTGTCCAGTGTACCACACATAGATACTGCCGCTTGCAAAGTGTTCAACGAGATTAAGAAAGACATGGCCACGATTGGGGTGAGCACGTTGATGGCCTGTCCAGCGGATTGCGTGTACGATACGCTAATCCATGCGGAATCGATTGGCGAGGGTGGTTTTCACATATTCCCAACGATACACGATGCTGTGCTGTACGCCCAAGGTTCGGTGTCTACGGTATGA
- the LOC134225943 gene encoding prestin-like isoform X1 → MLNQKSGISGEISNVSSNDKTKTKYNELSYLVTRQCLQQEEFNQLSQYDRVKASPFDTVKDAIRSCNPFAALLKFIPILQWLPKYNCKTDLMGDITAGITVAVMQIPQGMAYGLLAGVPANVGLYMAFFQCLVYTVFGTSRHISMGTFAVISLMTSKVVVTYATLPPLATSNVNSTYSVPPVIEPSDDPQYTPIQVATAVTFVCGIYHFLMSALRLGTLSSLLSEPLVSGFTTAAAVHVSISQMKDLVGVSIPRYKGAFKNIYSVRDLVEQVPNSNLTAVYTSVIVILFMIFMNEYLKPRASNWCRFPIPAELMVVVGGTVASYFIGLGPNFNVTLVGTIPVGLPAPEMPPISLFKLVAVDAIAIAIVSYSIVMSMALIFAQKDGYEIRPNQELVAMGTTNIVTSFFSCIPAACSLSRSLIQYQSGGKTQITATFSSALILVVLLWIGPYFEYLPRCVLASIIFVALKGMLWQVQHIKKFYREGSLELLVWMVTFLTVVLVDIDIGLLTGVIISLLALYIKGWKSYYSLLGTVPDTAIYVDLGSHNRAAEIPHIKIFKYSGAINFASRATFKKALTKEVGIDQRLVRRASQYNTAGEGAGLQIIRTVIIDLSSVPHIDTAACKVFNEIKKDMATIGVSTLMACPADCVYDTLIHAESIGEGGFHIFPTIHDAVLYAQGSVSTV, encoded by the exons ATGCTGAACCAGAAGAGTGGGATCAGTGGCGAAATTTCGAATGTCAG CAGCAATGACAAGACGAAAACCAAGTACAACGAGCTGTCCTATCTGGTGACGAGACAGTGTCTACAGCAGGAGGAGTTCAATCAGTTGTCGCAGTACGATAGGGTGAAAGCCTCAC CATTCGATACTGTTAAAGACGCCATCCGTAGTTGTAACCCATTCGCTGCACTGCTCAAATTCATCCCAATCCTGCAATGGCTGCCCAAGTACAACTGCAAAACCGATCTCATGGGAGATATTACTGCCGGCATCACTGTAGCAGTGATGCAAATACCTCAGGGAATGGCTTACGGTCTTTTGGCCGGAGTTCCGGCCAACGTCGGTCTCTACATGGCCTTCTTTCAATGCTTGGTGTACACGGTGTTCGGCACATCACGCCACATCTCGATGGGTACCTTTGCGGTAATCAGTTTGATGACGTCCAAAGTGGTGGTTACCTATGCGACGCTACCTCCCCTCGCAACATCAAAT GTGAACTCAACCTACTCAGTACCACCAGTGATAGAACCATCAGATGATCCTCAATACACGCCAATCCAAGTGGCGACAGCTGTGACTTTTGTTTGCGGAATCTATCAT TTTCTAATGAGTGCGCTGCGACTGGGAACGCTGTCATCCCTACTAAGTGAACCGCTGGTCAGCGGTTTTACGACTGCAGCTGCCGTGCACGTTAGCATCAGCCAGATGAAGGACCTGGTGGGGGTGTCAATCCCTCGGTACAAGGGAGCCTTCAAGAACATCTACTCCGTGCGTGACCTGGTCGAACAGGTGCCGAATAGTAATCTCACAGCCGTCTACACGTCGGTTATTGTAATATTGTTCATGATATTCATGAACGAGTACCTCAAACCAAGGGCATCCAATTGGTGTCGGTTTCCGATTCCGGCCGAACTTATGGTCGTTGTCGGTGGAACAGTGGCATCGTACTTCATCGGGCTGGGACCGAACTTCAACGTGACGCTGGTGGGCACCATTCCAGTCgg TCTCCCCGCACCGGAAATGCCTCCAATCTCACTGTTTAAATTAGTGGCCGTCGACGCCATTGCCATCGCCATCGTCAGCTACTCGATCGTCATGTCCATGGCGTTGATCTTTGCTCAAAAAGATGGTTACGAGATTCGTCCCAACCAGGAGCTGGTGGCCATGGGCACTACCAATATAGTGACCTCCTTCTTCTCGTGCATTCCAGCTGCGTGCTCCCTATCGCGATCGCTGATTCAGTACCAGTCCGGTGGTAAGACACAGATCACTGCCACGTTCTCTTCCGCGCTGattctcgtagtgctgctgtgGATTGGACCGTACTTTGAGTACCTGCCGCGATGTGTTTTGGCGTCGATCATTTTCGTCGCCCTCAAGGGAATGCTGTGGCAGGTGCAGCACATCAAGAAGTTTTATCGTGAGGGATCGCTTGAGCTGTTGGTTTGGATGGTGACGTTCTTGACTGTAGTGCTCGTGGACATCGATATTGGTCTGTTGACTGGGGTGATAATTTCTCTGTTGGCTCTGTACATTAAAGGATGGAAATCGTACTACAGCTTGCTGGGTACGGTCCCTGATACGGCGATCTACGTGGATCTGGGAAGTCATAATCGCGCAGCAGAGATACCGCACATCAAGATCTTCAAGTATTCGGGAGCAATCAACTTCGCCAGTCGAGCTACGTTCAAGAAGGCACTGACCAAGGAGGTTGGAATTGATCAACGATTGGTGAGACGTGCGTCACAGTACAATACAGCTGGTGAGGGAGCTGGGCTGCAGATCATTCGAACGGTGATCATCGACCTGTCCAGTGTACCACACATAGATACTGCCGCTTGCAAAGTGTTCAACGAGATTAAGAAAGACATGGCCACGATTGGGGTGAGCACGTTGATGGCCTGTCCAGCGGATTGCGTGTACGATACGCTAATCCATGCGGAATCGATTGGCGAGGGTGGTTTTCACATATTCCCAACGATACACGATGCTGTGCTGTACGCCCAAGGTTCGGTGTCTACGGTATGA